In Ascaphus truei isolate aAscTru1 chromosome 5, aAscTru1.hap1, whole genome shotgun sequence, one genomic interval encodes:
- the LOC142495889 gene encoding protocadherin-10-like isoform X2 — translation MSAAEMFCSVRSRRQWLGQVILALLTSCLGLASGQIRYSVPEELDHGAFVGNIAEDLGLDVSKLSSRRFRIVSGTSKQHLEVNLENGILFVNEKIDREEVCEFMPVCSLHLQVVMENPLELYRVEVEILDINDNAPSFPWHDYVLEVTESAAPGARFPLESAQDPDVGTNSLRTYKLSPNGYFSLEVQSRSDGSKFAELVLERPLDREQQKTHRVLLTAVDGGLPERSGTALVTISVLDANDNVPTFDQSSYRVSLQENVPKGTLVIKLNATDLDEGTNGEIEYSFSGHAPQKVRDLFMVEPRTGQVRVKGILDYEKSNIYELYVQAKDRGPSAVAVHCRVLVNLLDTNDNAPEVILTSVSTPVMEDAPPGTVIAVISVMDRDSGDNGDVNCDIPKNVPFQLHSSYKNYYTLVTTDILDREVVSEYNITISARDFGSPPQMTKKIISVQVTDINDNTPSFVQPSYTVYVLENNPPGASICSVTALDPDCNQNAYLSYSIMDGQIQGMPVSTYVSINSDSGNIYALRSFDYEQIRNFQIRVLAQDAGFPPLSSNVTVNVFILDQNDNAPVIVSPLPKNGTVATDVIPRSADPGYLVGKISALDADSGQNSRLSYQILQATDSSLFSVALYTGELRTIRALVDKDPTKQKLLIQVRDNGQPPLSTSVSIVLTVVDCIPETLSELNDMPLNPDPPPSSLTLYLIVSLGSVSFTFLVAIIVLTVIKCHKDRLSLQDYKCSLPTCCCMRSGSSEGVFKNSNINLQISSGNKVQTNCVDVAGSGSQNYCYKVCLTPESAKSDFMFLKPYSSTTQNNEKIPEKVAPGRSGQNPLAVNNAVNEIKLPNTDWSPQKAQKPSLKSSQSLEDLGTQKGVKKDHDRLRTLVTPVSDSHITARRAVSKLKCNGRKTLQI, via the exons ATGTCAGCCGCTGAGATGTTCTGTAGCGTGAGGAGCAGGAGACAATGGTTGGGACAGGTCATCCTGGCTCTCCTAACTTCTTGCCTGGGTCTCGCTTCTGGTCAGATCCGTTACTCTGTTCCGGAGGAACTGGACCACGGAGCGTTTGTGGGGAACATAGCAGAGGATCTAGGGTTGGACGTCTCCAAGCTGTCGTCCAGACGGTTTCGGATCGTGTCTGGCACCAGCAAGCAGCACCTGGAGGTGAATTTGGAGAACGGGATCTTGTTTGTCAATGAGAAGATCGACAGAGAAGAAGTTTGTGAGTTCATGCCCGTGTGCTCCCTGCACTTGCAGGTGGTGATGGAGAACCCCTTGGAGCTCTATCGGGTGGAGGTGGAGATTTTGGATATCAATGATAACGCGCCCAGCTTTCCCTGGCATGATTATGTGCTGGAGGTGACCGAGTCTGCAGCCCCTGGTGCCCGTTTCCCCCTGGAAAGTGCCCAGGATCCAGATGTGGGTACCAATTCTCTACGCACATACAAGCTTAGCCCTAACGGGTACTTCTCCCTTGAGGTCCAAAGCCGAAGCGATGGCAGCAAATTCGCCGAGCTGGTGCTGGAGAGACCCCTGGACAGGGAGCAGCAGAAGACTCACCGGGTGCTCCTCACTGCAGTGGATGGTGGGCTGCCGGAAAGATCTGGCACTGCCTTGGTTACCATCAGTGTCCTAGATGCCAATGACAACGTGCCCACCTTTGACCAGTCCTCCTACCGGGTGAGTCTGCAAGAAAACGTCCCTAAGGGTACCCTGGTTATAAAGCTAAATGCCACTGACTTAGATGAGGGTACAAATGGGGAAATAGAGTACTCTTTTAGTGGGCATGCACCGCAGAAGGTGAGGGACCTATTCATGGTGGAGCCCCGTACTGGGCAGGTGAGAGTCAAGGGGATACTGGACTATGAGAAATCCAACATCTATGAACTATATGTTCAAGCTAAGGACAGGGGACCCTCGGCTGTGGCTGTACACTGCAGGGTACTGGTGAACCTGCTGGACACCAATGATAATGCCCCAGAGGTGATACTCACCTCGGTTTCCACACCAGTCATGGAAGATGCCCCGCCGGGGACAGTCATAGCTGTGATCAGCGTGATGGATCGTGACTCTGGGGACAACGGGGATGTAAACTGTGACATCCCTAAAAATGTCCCCTTCCAACTCCACTCATCCTACAAAAACTACTACACTTTGGTGACCACCGATATTTTGGACAGAGAAGTTGTTTCGGAGTATAATATCACCATTAGCGCCAGGGACTTTGGATCGCCCCCACAAATGACCAAGAAAATCATATCTGTTCAAGTGACCGATATCAATGACAATACACCCAGTTTCGTGCAGCCttcatatactgtgtatgtgttggAGAATAACCCCCCCGGGGCATCTATTTGCTCAGTGACTGCCCTGGACCCTGACTGTAATCAGAATGCCTACTTGTCCTATTCCATCATGGATGGTCAGATCCAGGGGATGCCAGTGTCCACCTATGTGTCCATTAACTCAGATAGTGGGAACATCTATGCACTGCGCTCTTTTGACTACGAACAGATTCGTAACTTTCAGATCCGAGTGCTGGCCCAAGATGCTGGTTTCCCCCCTTTAAGTAGCAATGTCACAGTTAACGTCTTTATTCTTGATCAGAATGACAACGCGCCTGTCATTGTGTCCCCTTTGCCAAAGAATGGTACGGTGGCCACTGATGTCATTCCTAGGTCTGCTGATCCAGGTTACCTAGTGGGCAAGATCTCCGCTTTGGACGCTGACTCAGGGCAAAACTCTCGCCTTTCTTACCAGATCCTACAGGCTACTGATTCCAGTCTATTCAGTGTTGCCCTATACACTGGGGAGCTGAGGACCATTCGTGCTTTAGTGGACAAAGATCCTACCAAACAAAAGCTGCTGATTCAAGTAAGAGACAATGGCCAACCACCCTTATCCACCTCAGTCTCCATAGTCCTCACTGTAGTGGACTGCATACCAGAGACCCTCTCCGAATTAAACGATATGCCTTTAAATCCagatcctcccccctcctctctaactctttaTTTAATAGTGTCCCTTGGCTCAGTGTCCTTTACTTTCCTGGTGGCTATAATTGTCCTTACCGTCATTAAATGTCACAAAGACAGACTGTCCCTGCAGGATTACAAGTGCTCCCTCCCTACCTGTTGCTGTATGAGATCTGGGTCTTCTGAAGGTGTTTTTAAAAACTCAAATATAAACTTACAAATCTCATCTGGGAATAAAGTTCAAACTAACTGTGTGGATGTGGCTGGAAGTGGTTCTCAAAACTACTGCTATAAAGTGTGCCTGACACCAGAATCAGCTAAGAGTGACTTCATGTTTCTAAAACCATATAGCTCCACCACTCAAAACAATGAAAAAATCCCAGAAAAGGTGGCCccaggaagaagtggacagaacCCCCTTGCTGTAAACAATGCAGTCAACGAG aTCAAACTTCCAAATACCGATTGGTCACCCCAAAAGGCACAAAAACCAAGCTTGAAAAG TTCTCAGAGTCTTGAAGACCTTGGAACTCAAAAAGGTGTGAAAAAAGATCATGACAGACTCCGTACATTAGTGACTCCTGTCTCTG ATAGCCACATCACTGCCAGGAGGGCTGTCAGCAAATTGAAATGCAATGGCCGGAAGACCCTTCAG
- the LOC142495889 gene encoding protocadherin-10-like isoform X3: MSAAEMFCSVRSRRQWLGQVILALLTSCLGLASGQIRYSVPEELDHGAFVGNIAEDLGLDVSKLSSRRFRIVSGTSKQHLEVNLENGILFVNEKIDREEVCEFMPVCSLHLQVVMENPLELYRVEVEILDINDNAPSFPWHDYVLEVTESAAPGARFPLESAQDPDVGTNSLRTYKLSPNGYFSLEVQSRSDGSKFAELVLERPLDREQQKTHRVLLTAVDGGLPERSGTALVTISVLDANDNVPTFDQSSYRVSLQENVPKGTLVIKLNATDLDEGTNGEIEYSFSGHAPQKVRDLFMVEPRTGQVRVKGILDYEKSNIYELYVQAKDRGPSAVAVHCRVLVNLLDTNDNAPEVILTSVSTPVMEDAPPGTVIAVISVMDRDSGDNGDVNCDIPKNVPFQLHSSYKNYYTLVTTDILDREVVSEYNITISARDFGSPPQMTKKIISVQVTDINDNTPSFVQPSYTVYVLENNPPGASICSVTALDPDCNQNAYLSYSIMDGQIQGMPVSTYVSINSDSGNIYALRSFDYEQIRNFQIRVLAQDAGFPPLSSNVTVNVFILDQNDNAPVIVSPLPKNGTVATDVIPRSADPGYLVGKISALDADSGQNSRLSYQILQATDSSLFSVALYTGELRTIRALVDKDPTKQKLLIQVRDNGQPPLSTSVSIVLTVVDCIPETLSELNDMPLNPDPPPSSLTLYLIVSLGSVSFTFLVAIIVLTVIKCHKDRLSLQDYKCSLPTCCCMRSGSSEGVFKNSNINLQISSGNKVQTNCVDVAGSGSQNYCYKVCLTPESAKSDFMFLKPYSSTTQNNEKIPEKVAPGRSGQNPLAVNNAVNEIKLPNTDWSPQKAQKPSLKRFKKDH; the protein is encoded by the exons ATGTCAGCCGCTGAGATGTTCTGTAGCGTGAGGAGCAGGAGACAATGGTTGGGACAGGTCATCCTGGCTCTCCTAACTTCTTGCCTGGGTCTCGCTTCTGGTCAGATCCGTTACTCTGTTCCGGAGGAACTGGACCACGGAGCGTTTGTGGGGAACATAGCAGAGGATCTAGGGTTGGACGTCTCCAAGCTGTCGTCCAGACGGTTTCGGATCGTGTCTGGCACCAGCAAGCAGCACCTGGAGGTGAATTTGGAGAACGGGATCTTGTTTGTCAATGAGAAGATCGACAGAGAAGAAGTTTGTGAGTTCATGCCCGTGTGCTCCCTGCACTTGCAGGTGGTGATGGAGAACCCCTTGGAGCTCTATCGGGTGGAGGTGGAGATTTTGGATATCAATGATAACGCGCCCAGCTTTCCCTGGCATGATTATGTGCTGGAGGTGACCGAGTCTGCAGCCCCTGGTGCCCGTTTCCCCCTGGAAAGTGCCCAGGATCCAGATGTGGGTACCAATTCTCTACGCACATACAAGCTTAGCCCTAACGGGTACTTCTCCCTTGAGGTCCAAAGCCGAAGCGATGGCAGCAAATTCGCCGAGCTGGTGCTGGAGAGACCCCTGGACAGGGAGCAGCAGAAGACTCACCGGGTGCTCCTCACTGCAGTGGATGGTGGGCTGCCGGAAAGATCTGGCACTGCCTTGGTTACCATCAGTGTCCTAGATGCCAATGACAACGTGCCCACCTTTGACCAGTCCTCCTACCGGGTGAGTCTGCAAGAAAACGTCCCTAAGGGTACCCTGGTTATAAAGCTAAATGCCACTGACTTAGATGAGGGTACAAATGGGGAAATAGAGTACTCTTTTAGTGGGCATGCACCGCAGAAGGTGAGGGACCTATTCATGGTGGAGCCCCGTACTGGGCAGGTGAGAGTCAAGGGGATACTGGACTATGAGAAATCCAACATCTATGAACTATATGTTCAAGCTAAGGACAGGGGACCCTCGGCTGTGGCTGTACACTGCAGGGTACTGGTGAACCTGCTGGACACCAATGATAATGCCCCAGAGGTGATACTCACCTCGGTTTCCACACCAGTCATGGAAGATGCCCCGCCGGGGACAGTCATAGCTGTGATCAGCGTGATGGATCGTGACTCTGGGGACAACGGGGATGTAAACTGTGACATCCCTAAAAATGTCCCCTTCCAACTCCACTCATCCTACAAAAACTACTACACTTTGGTGACCACCGATATTTTGGACAGAGAAGTTGTTTCGGAGTATAATATCACCATTAGCGCCAGGGACTTTGGATCGCCCCCACAAATGACCAAGAAAATCATATCTGTTCAAGTGACCGATATCAATGACAATACACCCAGTTTCGTGCAGCCttcatatactgtgtatgtgttggAGAATAACCCCCCCGGGGCATCTATTTGCTCAGTGACTGCCCTGGACCCTGACTGTAATCAGAATGCCTACTTGTCCTATTCCATCATGGATGGTCAGATCCAGGGGATGCCAGTGTCCACCTATGTGTCCATTAACTCAGATAGTGGGAACATCTATGCACTGCGCTCTTTTGACTACGAACAGATTCGTAACTTTCAGATCCGAGTGCTGGCCCAAGATGCTGGTTTCCCCCCTTTAAGTAGCAATGTCACAGTTAACGTCTTTATTCTTGATCAGAATGACAACGCGCCTGTCATTGTGTCCCCTTTGCCAAAGAATGGTACGGTGGCCACTGATGTCATTCCTAGGTCTGCTGATCCAGGTTACCTAGTGGGCAAGATCTCCGCTTTGGACGCTGACTCAGGGCAAAACTCTCGCCTTTCTTACCAGATCCTACAGGCTACTGATTCCAGTCTATTCAGTGTTGCCCTATACACTGGGGAGCTGAGGACCATTCGTGCTTTAGTGGACAAAGATCCTACCAAACAAAAGCTGCTGATTCAAGTAAGAGACAATGGCCAACCACCCTTATCCACCTCAGTCTCCATAGTCCTCACTGTAGTGGACTGCATACCAGAGACCCTCTCCGAATTAAACGATATGCCTTTAAATCCagatcctcccccctcctctctaactctttaTTTAATAGTGTCCCTTGGCTCAGTGTCCTTTACTTTCCTGGTGGCTATAATTGTCCTTACCGTCATTAAATGTCACAAAGACAGACTGTCCCTGCAGGATTACAAGTGCTCCCTCCCTACCTGTTGCTGTATGAGATCTGGGTCTTCTGAAGGTGTTTTTAAAAACTCAAATATAAACTTACAAATCTCATCTGGGAATAAAGTTCAAACTAACTGTGTGGATGTGGCTGGAAGTGGTTCTCAAAACTACTGCTATAAAGTGTGCCTGACACCAGAATCAGCTAAGAGTGACTTCATGTTTCTAAAACCATATAGCTCCACCACTCAAAACAATGAAAAAATCCCAGAAAAGGTGGCCccaggaagaagtggacagaacCCCCTTGCTGTAAACAATGCAGTCAACGAG aTCAAACTTCCAAATACCGATTGGTCACCCCAAAAGGCACAAAAACCAAGCTTGAAAAG
- the LOC142495889 gene encoding protocadherin-10-like isoform X1, translating to MSAAEMFCSVRSRRQWLGQVILALLTSCLGLASGQIRYSVPEELDHGAFVGNIAEDLGLDVSKLSSRRFRIVSGTSKQHLEVNLENGILFVNEKIDREEVCEFMPVCSLHLQVVMENPLELYRVEVEILDINDNAPSFPWHDYVLEVTESAAPGARFPLESAQDPDVGTNSLRTYKLSPNGYFSLEVQSRSDGSKFAELVLERPLDREQQKTHRVLLTAVDGGLPERSGTALVTISVLDANDNVPTFDQSSYRVSLQENVPKGTLVIKLNATDLDEGTNGEIEYSFSGHAPQKVRDLFMVEPRTGQVRVKGILDYEKSNIYELYVQAKDRGPSAVAVHCRVLVNLLDTNDNAPEVILTSVSTPVMEDAPPGTVIAVISVMDRDSGDNGDVNCDIPKNVPFQLHSSYKNYYTLVTTDILDREVVSEYNITISARDFGSPPQMTKKIISVQVTDINDNTPSFVQPSYTVYVLENNPPGASICSVTALDPDCNQNAYLSYSIMDGQIQGMPVSTYVSINSDSGNIYALRSFDYEQIRNFQIRVLAQDAGFPPLSSNVTVNVFILDQNDNAPVIVSPLPKNGTVATDVIPRSADPGYLVGKISALDADSGQNSRLSYQILQATDSSLFSVALYTGELRTIRALVDKDPTKQKLLIQVRDNGQPPLSTSVSIVLTVVDCIPETLSELNDMPLNPDPPPSSLTLYLIVSLGSVSFTFLVAIIVLTVIKCHKDRLSLQDYKCSLPTCCCMRSGSSEGVFKNSNINLQISSGNKVQTNCVDVAGSGSQNYCYKVCLTPESAKSDFMFLKPYSSTTQNNEKIPEKVAPGRSGQNPLAVNNAVNEIKLPNTDWSPQKAQKPSLKSSQSLEDLGTQKGVKKDHDRLRTLVTPVSDLKKTTRTSNGIWSPKYGLPFQQRVPTLDYQHNVYIPGTPTLVANKEGLFVDQEEKNSFSTFGKKRKMTSCCDVHDDMIITNDLK from the exons ATGTCAGCCGCTGAGATGTTCTGTAGCGTGAGGAGCAGGAGACAATGGTTGGGACAGGTCATCCTGGCTCTCCTAACTTCTTGCCTGGGTCTCGCTTCTGGTCAGATCCGTTACTCTGTTCCGGAGGAACTGGACCACGGAGCGTTTGTGGGGAACATAGCAGAGGATCTAGGGTTGGACGTCTCCAAGCTGTCGTCCAGACGGTTTCGGATCGTGTCTGGCACCAGCAAGCAGCACCTGGAGGTGAATTTGGAGAACGGGATCTTGTTTGTCAATGAGAAGATCGACAGAGAAGAAGTTTGTGAGTTCATGCCCGTGTGCTCCCTGCACTTGCAGGTGGTGATGGAGAACCCCTTGGAGCTCTATCGGGTGGAGGTGGAGATTTTGGATATCAATGATAACGCGCCCAGCTTTCCCTGGCATGATTATGTGCTGGAGGTGACCGAGTCTGCAGCCCCTGGTGCCCGTTTCCCCCTGGAAAGTGCCCAGGATCCAGATGTGGGTACCAATTCTCTACGCACATACAAGCTTAGCCCTAACGGGTACTTCTCCCTTGAGGTCCAAAGCCGAAGCGATGGCAGCAAATTCGCCGAGCTGGTGCTGGAGAGACCCCTGGACAGGGAGCAGCAGAAGACTCACCGGGTGCTCCTCACTGCAGTGGATGGTGGGCTGCCGGAAAGATCTGGCACTGCCTTGGTTACCATCAGTGTCCTAGATGCCAATGACAACGTGCCCACCTTTGACCAGTCCTCCTACCGGGTGAGTCTGCAAGAAAACGTCCCTAAGGGTACCCTGGTTATAAAGCTAAATGCCACTGACTTAGATGAGGGTACAAATGGGGAAATAGAGTACTCTTTTAGTGGGCATGCACCGCAGAAGGTGAGGGACCTATTCATGGTGGAGCCCCGTACTGGGCAGGTGAGAGTCAAGGGGATACTGGACTATGAGAAATCCAACATCTATGAACTATATGTTCAAGCTAAGGACAGGGGACCCTCGGCTGTGGCTGTACACTGCAGGGTACTGGTGAACCTGCTGGACACCAATGATAATGCCCCAGAGGTGATACTCACCTCGGTTTCCACACCAGTCATGGAAGATGCCCCGCCGGGGACAGTCATAGCTGTGATCAGCGTGATGGATCGTGACTCTGGGGACAACGGGGATGTAAACTGTGACATCCCTAAAAATGTCCCCTTCCAACTCCACTCATCCTACAAAAACTACTACACTTTGGTGACCACCGATATTTTGGACAGAGAAGTTGTTTCGGAGTATAATATCACCATTAGCGCCAGGGACTTTGGATCGCCCCCACAAATGACCAAGAAAATCATATCTGTTCAAGTGACCGATATCAATGACAATACACCCAGTTTCGTGCAGCCttcatatactgtgtatgtgttggAGAATAACCCCCCCGGGGCATCTATTTGCTCAGTGACTGCCCTGGACCCTGACTGTAATCAGAATGCCTACTTGTCCTATTCCATCATGGATGGTCAGATCCAGGGGATGCCAGTGTCCACCTATGTGTCCATTAACTCAGATAGTGGGAACATCTATGCACTGCGCTCTTTTGACTACGAACAGATTCGTAACTTTCAGATCCGAGTGCTGGCCCAAGATGCTGGTTTCCCCCCTTTAAGTAGCAATGTCACAGTTAACGTCTTTATTCTTGATCAGAATGACAACGCGCCTGTCATTGTGTCCCCTTTGCCAAAGAATGGTACGGTGGCCACTGATGTCATTCCTAGGTCTGCTGATCCAGGTTACCTAGTGGGCAAGATCTCCGCTTTGGACGCTGACTCAGGGCAAAACTCTCGCCTTTCTTACCAGATCCTACAGGCTACTGATTCCAGTCTATTCAGTGTTGCCCTATACACTGGGGAGCTGAGGACCATTCGTGCTTTAGTGGACAAAGATCCTACCAAACAAAAGCTGCTGATTCAAGTAAGAGACAATGGCCAACCACCCTTATCCACCTCAGTCTCCATAGTCCTCACTGTAGTGGACTGCATACCAGAGACCCTCTCCGAATTAAACGATATGCCTTTAAATCCagatcctcccccctcctctctaactctttaTTTAATAGTGTCCCTTGGCTCAGTGTCCTTTACTTTCCTGGTGGCTATAATTGTCCTTACCGTCATTAAATGTCACAAAGACAGACTGTCCCTGCAGGATTACAAGTGCTCCCTCCCTACCTGTTGCTGTATGAGATCTGGGTCTTCTGAAGGTGTTTTTAAAAACTCAAATATAAACTTACAAATCTCATCTGGGAATAAAGTTCAAACTAACTGTGTGGATGTGGCTGGAAGTGGTTCTCAAAACTACTGCTATAAAGTGTGCCTGACACCAGAATCAGCTAAGAGTGACTTCATGTTTCTAAAACCATATAGCTCCACCACTCAAAACAATGAAAAAATCCCAGAAAAGGTGGCCccaggaagaagtggacagaacCCCCTTGCTGTAAACAATGCAGTCAACGAG aTCAAACTTCCAAATACCGATTGGTCACCCCAAAAGGCACAAAAACCAAGCTTGAAAAG TTCTCAGAGTCTTGAAGACCTTGGAACTCAAAAAGGTGTGAAAAAAGATCATGACAGACTCCGTACATTAGTGACTCCTGTCTCTG